One window of the Crassaminicella thermophila genome contains the following:
- the dapD gene encoding 2,3,4,5-tetrahydropyridine-2,6-dicarboxylate N-acetyltransferase: MNTEKERTNENIDLTNPYAIAKFIKEAKKSTPVKVYVDGNLEDAPTENIKKFGHQDFWILIGEHTDVLDYLEKHKEFIRDYFIENDRRNSAIPMLDIKNIEARIEPGAIIRDRVKIGKNAVIMMGAVINIGSEIGEGTMIDMNAVLGARATIGKNVHVGAGSVIAGVLEPPSATPVIIEDNVMIGANAVILEGVRVGKDAVVAAGAIVTKDVPAGAVVAGSPAKIIKHKDEKTADKTKLLEDLRG; the protein is encoded by the coding sequence ATGAATACAGAAAAAGAACGAACCAACGAAAATATAGATTTAACAAATCCTTATGCCATAGCAAAATTTATTAAAGAAGCAAAAAAATCTACACCTGTAAAGGTATATGTTGATGGAAACCTTGAAGATGCTCCAACTGAAAATATTAAAAAATTTGGTCATCAAGATTTTTGGATTCTTATAGGAGAACATACAGATGTTTTAGATTACTTAGAAAAACATAAAGAATTCATCCGAGACTATTTCATTGAAAATGATCGAAGGAATTCAGCCATTCCAATGCTTGATATAAAGAATATAGAGGCAAGAATCGAACCTGGTGCAATCATAAGAGATCGGGTAAAAATAGGCAAAAATGCTGTAATAATGATGGGCGCAGTTATAAATATAGGTTCTGAAATTGGCGAAGGTACTATGATTGATATGAATGCAGTACTTGGAGCTAGAGCTACCATAGGAAAAAATGTACACGTAGGTGCAGGTTCCGTTATAGCAGGTGTATTAGAACCACCAAGCGCAACACCAGTAATCATAGAAGATAATGTAATGATTGGTGCAAACGCTGTTATATTAGAAGGCGTTCGTGTAGGAAAAGATGCAGTTGTTGCTGCCGGAGCAATAGTTACAAAAGATGTTCCTGCTGGAGCAGTTGTTGCTGGTTCTCCTGCAAAAATAATAAAACATAAAGACGAAAAAACTGCTGATAAAACAAAATTATTAGAAGATCTTAGAGGTTAA
- the lysA gene encoding diaminopimelate decarboxylase: MKVIEPISSHFYFGGCDTVQLAKKYGTPLYVMSEDYICERCKEIREDFLKKYENTKAVYASKAFLTMEMCRIIEREGIGIDVVSGGELYTALKAGFPMEKVIFHGNNKTLEEIEMAVKNNVGRIVVDNLYELELLNSVAQAFGKKMKILFRITPGVDSHTHKYISTGQVDSKFGIPLKGNIINEAIKKAIDSSNIELMGFHFHVGSQLFDNSSHIKAVKILVKLMNDMKESIGFITKELNTGGGFGIYYFEGDESKPLRYFTDAIMETIKEECHKYDLLMPTVIIEPGRWLVGEAGITLYTVGSIKEIPNVRTYVGIDGGMPDNPRPALYGAKYEVIVANKMNQEKNSLVTVAGKCCESGDILRYDLKVPKLEAGDILIFKSTGAYNYSMASNYNKIPRPAVVMVSNGIDRLIVKRETYEYLLRNEL, encoded by the coding sequence ATGAAAGTTATAGAGCCTATTTCAAGTCATTTTTATTTTGGAGGATGTGATACTGTACAATTAGCTAAAAAGTATGGTACACCTCTTTATGTTATGTCAGAAGACTATATATGTGAAAGATGTAAAGAAATAAGAGAAGATTTTTTAAAAAAGTATGAAAATACTAAGGCTGTTTATGCGAGCAAAGCTTTTTTGACTATGGAGATGTGCAGAATTATAGAAAGAGAAGGCATTGGAATAGATGTTGTCTCAGGGGGAGAATTATATACGGCTTTAAAGGCAGGTTTTCCAATGGAGAAAGTGATTTTTCATGGAAATAATAAAACATTAGAAGAGATAGAAATGGCAGTAAAAAATAATGTTGGAAGAATAGTTGTCGATAATTTGTACGAATTAGAACTATTAAATAGTGTAGCACAAGCTTTTGGTAAAAAGATGAAAATTTTATTTAGAATTACTCCTGGTGTAGATAGTCATACACATAAATATATTAGTACAGGACAAGTAGATTCTAAATTTGGAATACCTCTTAAAGGAAATATAATTAATGAAGCAATAAAAAAAGCAATAGATTCATCAAATATTGAGTTAATGGGATTCCATTTTCATGTAGGTTCACAGCTTTTTGATAATTCATCACATATAAAAGCTGTGAAAATACTAGTAAAACTAATGAATGATATGAAAGAATCTATTGGATTTATAACGAAAGAACTAAATACTGGCGGAGGATTTGGAATTTATTATTTTGAAGGAGATGAATCAAAGCCTTTAAGATATTTTACAGATGCTATAATGGAAACTATTAAAGAGGAATGCCATAAATATGATCTTTTAATGCCTACTGTAATAATTGAACCTGGAAGATGGTTAGTAGGAGAAGCAGGTATTACTTTATATACTGTAGGATCAATTAAGGAAATACCTAATGTAAGAACATATGTGGGAATCGATGGGGGAATGCCTGATAACCCAAGACCAGCATTGTATGGTGCAAAATACGAAGTGATTGTAGCAAATAAGATGAATCAAGAAAAAAATAGTTTAGTGACGGTAGCAGGGAAATGCTGTGAATCTGGAGATATTTTAAGGTATGATTTAAAAGTTCCAAAGCTTGAAGCTGGAGATATTCTAATATTTAAGAGTACTGGTGCTTATAATTATTCTATGGCTAGTAACTATAACAAAATACCTAGGCCTGCAGTAGTAATGGTAAGTAATGGGATAGATCGTTTAATTGTAAAAAGAGAAACTTATGAATATTTGTTAAGAAATGAGTTATAA
- a CDS encoding M20 metallopeptidase family protein, with product MIYIEKEILDIREEIIKVRRVLHQIPEVGFKEEKTNAFIIEKLQEYGIKVYKDVAKTGVIGYLKGNIGDRTIAFRADMDALSVEEKTNLSYASKHKGMMHACGHDGHMAIVLGLAKFLSLHAEKLRDNIVFLFQPAEEGPGGAKPMIEEGVIEKFQIDNIVGLHVYPEVEEGKIGCKEGPMMAQTGEFDIIINGQSGHGAIPQKAKDSIVIAADLISTYQTIISRNINPVEGAVLTIGKMYGGERRNIIAGDVTLEGTLRAFNEETYETIKERMIKIAKGIEIVHNCKIEVIFRDMYPAVINDKNLVEKLIKAVGKENVVNMEPQMISEDFSYFQRKIPGLFFFLGVRNEEKECIYPLHNNKFTFNEEILLTGVQVYLNLLRQINGLDKKL from the coding sequence ATGATTTATATTGAGAAAGAAATATTAGATATCAGAGAAGAAATCATTAAGGTAAGAAGAGTGTTGCATCAGATTCCTGAAGTTGGATTTAAAGAAGAAAAAACAAATGCTTTTATAATAGAAAAACTTCAGGAGTATGGAATAAAGGTATATAAGGATGTAGCCAAAACTGGGGTTATAGGATACTTAAAAGGAAATATTGGAGACAGAACTATTGCTTTTCGAGCAGATATGGATGCTCTTAGTGTAGAGGAGAAAACAAATCTTTCTTATGCATCGAAACATAAAGGAATGATGCATGCTTGTGGGCATGATGGACATATGGCTATTGTGTTAGGACTTGCTAAGTTTTTATCTTTACATGCAGAAAAATTAAGAGACAATATTGTATTTTTATTTCAGCCAGCAGAAGAAGGCCCCGGAGGAGCAAAGCCAATGATTGAAGAAGGTGTTATTGAAAAATTTCAAATTGATAATATCGTTGGGTTGCATGTGTATCCAGAAGTAGAGGAAGGAAAGATTGGATGTAAAGAAGGGCCTATGATGGCGCAAACAGGTGAATTTGATATAATCATTAATGGACAAAGTGGACATGGGGCTATTCCGCAAAAGGCAAAGGATTCAATTGTTATTGCTGCTGATCTTATTTCTACTTATCAAACAATAATAAGTAGAAATATTAATCCTGTTGAAGGAGCAGTGCTTACAATAGGAAAAATGTATGGAGGAGAAAGAAGGAATATTATAGCAGGAGATGTTACTTTAGAGGGGACATTAAGAGCTTTTAACGAAGAAACGTATGAAACAATAAAAGAAAGAATGATAAAGATAGCAAAGGGAATTGAAATTGTACATAATTGCAAGATAGAGGTTATATTTAGAGACATGTATCCTGCAGTTATAAATGATAAAAATCTAGTAGAGAAACTTATAAAAGCTGTTGGAAAGGAAAATGTTGTGAATATGGAGCCACAGATGATCTCTGAAGATTTTTCTTATTTTCAAAGAAAAATTCCTGGACTTTTTTTCTTTCTTGGTGTTAGAAACGAGGAAAAAGAATGTATATATCCGCTTCATAATAATAAATTTACTTTTAATGAAGAGATACTTTTAACGGGAGTACAGGTATATTTAAATTTATTAAGACAAATAAATGGATTAGATAAAAAGCTATAA
- a CDS encoding ABC transporter substrate-binding protein: MKRYFIAFLVLALLIVNGVGCTKKEVQEAKENKKITVILDWVPNTNHTGLYVAKEKGYYEDEGLDVEIIQPTEGGSADLIAAGQGEFGISYQEQVTYARTAENPLPIKAIAAIIQHNTSGFASPANKNIKTPKDFEGKKYGGWGSPMEEAMLKALMEKEGADFSKLEMVNIGAVDFFTSVQKDVDFSWIYYGWDGVAAELKNFPLNFIKLQDVDPNLDYYTPVIIANEKLLDEKPELVRKFLKATTKGYMYAINHPEDAAKDLLKNVPELDEKMVIASQKYLAKEYQADASRWGEMKEEIWSNFANWMKEKNLLENKLEVKEAFTNEFLPKK, translated from the coding sequence ATGAAAAGATATTTTATAGCTTTTTTAGTTTTAGCATTGTTAATAGTAAATGGTGTAGGATGTACCAAAAAAGAAGTTCAAGAGGCAAAAGAAAATAAAAAAATAACAGTTATTTTAGATTGGGTGCCAAATACTAATCATACAGGTTTATATGTTGCAAAAGAGAAAGGATACTATGAGGATGAAGGATTAGATGTTGAGATAATACAGCCTACAGAAGGGGGCAGTGCAGATTTAATAGCTGCTGGACAAGGGGAGTTTGGAATAAGTTATCAGGAGCAGGTAACTTATGCAAGAACAGCAGAAAATCCATTGCCTATTAAAGCTATTGCTGCGATTATACAGCATAATACATCTGGATTTGCTTCTCCAGCAAATAAGAATATTAAAACACCAAAGGATTTTGAAGGAAAAAAATACGGTGGATGGGGTTCGCCTATGGAAGAGGCTATGTTAAAAGCTCTAATGGAAAAAGAAGGAGCAGATTTTTCAAAATTAGAAATGGTAAACATTGGTGCAGTAGACTTTTTTACGAGTGTACAAAAGGATGTAGATTTTTCGTGGATTTATTATGGATGGGATGGTGTAGCAGCAGAATTAAAGAATTTTCCACTAAATTTTATAAAATTGCAAGATGTTGATCCTAATTTAGATTATTATACACCAGTAATTATTGCAAATGAAAAATTATTAGATGAGAAGCCTGAGTTAGTAAGGAAATTTTTAAAAGCAACAACAAAAGGATATATGTATGCTATTAATCATCCTGAGGATGCAGCAAAAGATTTATTAAAAAATGTACCTGAATTAGATGAGAAAATGGTTATTGCAAGTCAAAAATATTTAGCAAAAGAGTATCAGGCTGATGCATCAAGATGGGGAGAAATGAAAGAAGAAATATGGAGTAATTTTGCAAATTGGATGAAAGAGAAAAATCTTCTAGAAAACAAACTAGAGGTTAAAGAAGCATTTACAAATGAGTTTTTACCAAAGAAATAA
- a CDS encoding DeoR/GlpR family DNA-binding transcription regulator: protein MITEARRKKIIELVEREGIVNLHQLTETFNVSIYTIRRDLTALEKNGLLKKTHGGAVRVEKSKWIPSIEEGKTEALNEKKKIAIKAAQFVDDGDTIMLMGSMISLLMIPIIKDKNITVVTNSLDVAKELSQIPNIETIVIGGRIKNYKGNILGSRAINDLKNYHFDKAFIPCAGIKEDTGISTSTIDSSDFLKAVIDSSRKNIVIADYRKIGRITFANVCQLDKIHVLITDDKADKEALNKIEKKGIYIEIGNALL, encoded by the coding sequence TTGATTACTGAAGCTCGTAGAAAAAAAATAATTGAGCTAGTAGAAAGAGAAGGTATTGTAAATCTTCACCAATTAACAGAAACTTTTAATGTTTCTATCTACACAATAAGAAGAGATCTTACAGCCTTAGAGAAAAATGGCCTTCTCAAAAAAACTCACGGAGGTGCTGTAAGAGTAGAAAAATCAAAATGGATCCCATCAATAGAAGAAGGAAAAACAGAAGCACTAAACGAGAAAAAAAAGATTGCTATAAAAGCAGCTCAATTCGTTGATGATGGTGATACAATCATGCTTATGGGAAGTATGATCAGTTTGCTTATGATTCCAATAATAAAAGATAAAAATATTACAGTCGTTACCAATTCCTTAGATGTAGCAAAAGAACTCTCTCAAATTCCTAATATAGAAACAATAGTCATTGGCGGTCGAATCAAAAACTATAAAGGAAATATACTAGGTTCTAGAGCTATTAATGATTTAAAAAATTACCATTTCGATAAAGCTTTTATTCCATGTGCTGGTATTAAAGAAGATACAGGAATTAGCACTTCAACAATCGACAGCAGTGATTTTTTAAAAGCTGTTATTGATTCTAGCCGAAAAAATATTGTAATAGCAGACTATAGAAAAATTGGGAGAATTACTTTTGCAAATGTATGTCAGCTTGATAAAATCCATGTACTCATTACGGATGATAAAGCTGATAAAGAAGCTTTAAATAAAATTGAAAAGAAAGGAATCTATATAGAAATTGGTAATGCTTTATTATAA
- the dapF gene encoding diaminopimelate epimerase, whose product MKFTKMHGAGNDFVLLNGIVEKIDDYSKLALKVCNRHFSVGGDGMMVVENSDIADVKMIYYNSDGSEGEMCGNGIRCFSKFVYDNDIVDKEVFTVETLAGIQTIWLEVENKEVKFVKVKMNKPIFDPKAIPVLCEGKNVIEKSIEIDRKEFVFSTILLGVPHTVIFIYDIKDIDINELGHKIEKHSIFPKRTNVNFVEVKDKNNINVYTWERGAGRTLACGTGCCSSVVIGNVLNKLSNKVMVKAEGGLIEVEIKESFEIFMKGKATTICVGEFIDI is encoded by the coding sequence ATGAAATTTACAAAAATGCATGGTGCAGGAAATGATTTTGTACTTTTAAATGGAATCGTAGAGAAAATTGATGATTATTCAAAATTAGCTTTAAAGGTTTGCAATAGGCATTTTAGTGTTGGTGGAGATGGAATGATGGTTGTTGAAAATAGTGATATAGCAGATGTTAAGATGATTTATTATAATTCAGATGGTTCTGAAGGTGAAATGTGTGGAAATGGAATCAGGTGTTTTTCTAAGTTTGTATATGATAACGATATTGTTGACAAAGAAGTTTTTACTGTAGAGACTTTAGCTGGTATTCAAACTATATGGCTTGAAGTAGAGAATAAAGAGGTAAAGTTTGTAAAGGTTAAAATGAATAAACCAATATTTGATCCAAAAGCTATACCTGTTTTATGTGAAGGTAAAAATGTAATTGAAAAGAGTATTGAGATAGATAGGAAGGAATTTGTATTTTCAACTATATTGTTAGGTGTACCCCACACAGTAATTTTTATTTATGATATTAAAGATATAGATATTAATGAATTAGGACACAAAATAGAAAAACATTCAATTTTTCCTAAAAGGACAAATGTCAATTTTGTTGAGGTGAAAGATAAAAATAATATAAATGTATACACTTGGGAAAGAGGAGCAGGAAGAACGTTAGCATGTGGTACAGGATGTTGTTCAAGTGTTGTTATAGGGAATGTTTTAAATAAGCTTAGCAATAAGGTTATGGTTAAAGCAGAAGGTGGATTAATAGAGGTAGAAATAAAAGAGTCATTTGAAATTTTTATGAAAGGAAAAGCTACTACTATTTGTGTAGGAGAGTTTATAGATATATAA
- the dapB gene encoding 4-hydroxy-tetrahydrodipicolinate reductase, producing MKVIISGCNGKMGRVLVRLIANEKEMEIVAGIDKHKDKFENTFPVYEKACECKEKADVLIDFSHHSAFSDILKYCLDTKTPLVMATTGLTGENLRSLMKASNEIPIFQTGNYSLGVNVITNLAKKAAASLGDDFDIEIIEKHHNQKVDSPSGTAYLIANGINEAFETKKEFVYGRYGKSDKRTSTEIGIHAIRGGTIIGEHTVIFAGPDEIIEIKHTALSKDIFGLGAIKASKFLIKQKNGFYNMNDMLK from the coding sequence ATGAAAGTAATCATAAGTGGATGTAATGGAAAAATGGGTAGAGTTTTAGTCAGATTAATTGCTAATGAAAAAGAAATGGAAATAGTAGCAGGAATTGATAAACATAAAGATAAATTTGAAAATACATTCCCTGTATATGAAAAAGCTTGTGAATGCAAGGAAAAAGCAGATGTTTTAATTGATTTTTCTCATCATAGTGCATTTTCTGATATACTAAAATATTGTTTAGATACAAAAACGCCTTTGGTTATGGCTACAACAGGATTAACAGGAGAAAATCTTAGAAGCCTTATGAAAGCTTCTAATGAAATCCCAATATTCCAGACAGGAAATTATTCCCTTGGTGTAAATGTAATTACAAACCTAGCTAAGAAAGCTGCAGCATCTCTTGGAGATGACTTTGACATAGAAATAATCGAAAAACATCACAATCAAAAAGTTGATTCTCCTAGTGGTACAGCTTACCTAATAGCTAATGGTATCAATGAAGCATTTGAAACTAAAAAAGAATTTGTATACGGAAGATATGGTAAATCTGATAAAAGAACATCTACCGAAATTGGTATACATGCCATTCGTGGCGGTACCATAATTGGAGAACACACTGTTATATTTGCAGGTCCTGATGAAATTATAGAAATCAAACACACTGCTCTTTCAAAAGATATATTCGGTTTAGGTGCAATAAAAGCTTCTAAATTCTTGATAAAACAAAAAAATGGTTTCTATAATATGAATGATATGCTAAAATAA
- a CDS encoding thiamine-binding protein, whose amino-acid sequence MAHVNLSLQVLPRVPDERIYPVVDEVIKLIDASGYKYEVGPMETTIEGDLDGLLEIVKKAQEICIKEGATRVMSVIKIDYKPEGVTMDEKIAKYRKK is encoded by the coding sequence ATGGCACATGTTAATTTAAGCTTACAGGTATTGCCAAGAGTACCTGACGAAAGAATATATCCAGTAGTAGATGAAGTAATAAAATTAATTGATGCATCTGGATATAAATATGAAGTTGGGCCTATGGAAACAACCATAGAAGGAGACTTAGATGGTTTGTTAGAGATTGTAAAAAAAGCTCAAGAAATATGTATAAAAGAAGGTGCAACAAGAGTAATGTCTGTTATAAAGATTGATTATAAGCCAGAGGGCGTGACGATGGATGAAAAAATTGCAAAATATAGAAAAAAGTAA
- a CDS encoding type II CAAX endopeptidase family protein has product MENRKEVGILGANILYLITAILLLTIGYYVQHKDVESGLIITEYILILLPPLIYVRLKGDNFKRVFRLNKLKLKHGLLIIGITILSYPIALFFNLVIMTFISTLGNIEPPPIPTAKNISEYFVLMIIISMSAGICEEFFFRGLILRSYERMGQINAIVISSFLFGLFHFNIQNFLGPVILGLIFGYLVYRTDSLFAGIIGHMTNNGVAVTLGFLINLINRKLPKQDISTNMPNTLQLIMATVFVGFIATITGVGAYLLLRIIIKDTKKRRYMEVENIEKIKKMSLFVFTPILLTGIIFIYVVYLQLNSIMH; this is encoded by the coding sequence TTGGAAAATAGAAAAGAAGTAGGGATCTTAGGAGCAAATATATTATATCTTATTACAGCTATTTTGCTATTAACTATTGGGTATTATGTACAGCATAAAGATGTAGAGAGTGGACTAATTATTACAGAATACATCCTTATATTATTGCCACCCTTGATCTATGTTAGACTAAAAGGTGATAATTTTAAAAGGGTTTTTAGGCTTAATAAATTAAAGTTAAAGCATGGATTATTGATTATTGGCATTACAATTCTTAGTTATCCGATAGCTTTATTTTTTAACCTTGTGATTATGACTTTTATAAGCACCTTAGGAAATATTGAGCCACCACCTATTCCTACTGCAAAGAATATATCTGAATATTTCGTTTTGATGATTATTATTTCTATGTCTGCAGGGATTTGTGAAGAATTTTTTTTTAGAGGACTCATACTGCGTAGTTATGAAAGAATGGGACAGATAAATGCTATTGTTATTTCTTCTTTTTTATTTGGTTTATTTCATTTTAATATTCAAAATTTTTTAGGACCTGTGATTCTAGGCCTTATTTTCGGCTATTTAGTATATCGAACAGATTCATTATTTGCAGGGATTATTGGACATATGACTAATAATGGGGTAGCAGTAACATTAGGTTTTTTAATTAATTTAATCAACCGAAAATTGCCAAAACAAGATATTTCCACTAATATGCCAAATACACTGCAGTTAATTATGGCTACTGTTTTTGTAGGATTTATTGCTACAATTACAGGAGTAGGTGCTTATCTTTTGTTAAGAATAATTATTAAAGATACAAAAAAAAGAAGATATATGGAAGTGGAAAATATAGAAAAAATAAAAAAAATGTCCTTATTTGTATTTACACCTATACTTCTAACGGGTATTATATTTATATATGTGGTTTATTTACAACTAAATTCTATTATGCATTAG
- a CDS encoding aspartate-semialdehyde dehydrogenase, which translates to MRKVNIAIVGATGMVGRTFLKVLEERDFPFENLYVFASAKSAGQKVSCKGKEFIVEELTENVFDRDIDIALFSAGGEISKKFAPIAASKGVIVVDNSSAWRMDKDIPLVVPEVNPEDIKWHKGIIANPNCSTIQAVVALKPLHDHYKIKRIVYSTYQAVSGSGVKGVADLEEGLKGNDIKTAYPHPIAGNCLPHIDVFLENGYTKEEMKMINETKKILNDYDLKITATTVRVPVKDCHSESINIEFEKPFELDQVRNILKNAPGIIVEDDVSNNVYPLARNAAGTDEVYVGRIRRDLSVENGLNLWVVADNIRKGAATNTVQIAELLVPTLEE; encoded by the coding sequence ATGAGAAAAGTAAATATTGCAATAGTAGGTGCTACAGGAATGGTTGGAAGAACTTTTTTAAAGGTATTAGAAGAAAGAGATTTTCCATTTGAGAATCTTTATGTATTTGCTTCTGCCAAATCAGCTGGCCAAAAGGTGTCTTGTAAAGGAAAAGAATTTATTGTTGAAGAACTAACAGAAAATGTTTTTGACAGAGATATTGACATAGCTTTATTCTCTGCTGGAGGAGAAATTAGTAAAAAATTTGCACCTATTGCTGCTTCAAAAGGCGTTATTGTAGTAGACAACAGCAGCGCTTGGAGAATGGATAAGGATATTCCTTTGGTTGTTCCAGAAGTAAATCCAGAAGATATAAAATGGCATAAAGGAATTATCGCTAATCCTAATTGCTCTACTATACAAGCAGTTGTAGCATTAAAACCTCTACATGATCATTATAAAATAAAAAGAATTGTATACTCTACTTATCAAGCTGTATCTGGATCAGGAGTAAAAGGTGTAGCCGATTTAGAAGAAGGATTAAAAGGCAATGATATTAAAACTGCTTATCCACATCCTATCGCTGGTAATTGCTTGCCTCATATTGATGTATTTTTAGAAAATGGTTATACAAAAGAAGAAATGAAAATGATTAATGAAACTAAAAAGATTTTAAATGATTATGACTTAAAAATTACAGCAACTACTGTAAGAGTACCTGTAAAAGATTGTCATAGTGAATCTATTAACATAGAGTTTGAAAAACCTTTTGAATTAGATCAAGTAAGAAATATATTAAAAAATGCTCCTGGTATAATCGTTGAAGATGATGTCTCTAACAATGTATATCCATTAGCTAGGAATGCAGCTGGCACAGATGAAGTTTATGTAGGAAGAATCAGAAGAGATCTTAGTGTAGAAAATGGATTGAACTTATGGGTAGTAGCAGATAATATTAGAAAAGGAGCTGCAACAAATACAGTTCAAATCGCTGAATTATTAGTTCCTACTTTGGAAGAATAA
- a CDS encoding ABC transporter permease, translating to MKKLQNIEKSKVSVIFIGFIFIFWELIVRGGMVPAYILPAPTKVLYTLIKIFPDMLQHLIITLYEAFLGFIMAILLSIIIAVMMDGIMVFKKALYPIIITSQTIPIITLAPLFAMWFGYGYLPKIVVVVLVCFFPITVSLLEGLASVDDELLGLLKSMGASKLQIYKMVKFPAVMPNFFSGLKISGTYSIMGAIIGEWMGGKKGLGVYMIRVRHSFAIDKVFATIIVITLLSIILLKLINILEKKCMPWSRYLNKDYEEEIL from the coding sequence ATGAAAAAATTGCAAAATATAGAAAAAAGTAAAGTCTCTGTCATTTTTATTGGGTTTATTTTTATATTTTGGGAATTAATTGTTAGGGGTGGAATGGTACCTGCTTATATACTACCAGCTCCTACAAAGGTTTTATACACTCTTATCAAAATATTTCCAGATATGCTGCAGCATTTGATAATTACATTATATGAGGCATTTTTAGGCTTTATTATGGCAATACTCTTATCTATAATTATAGCAGTAATGATGGATGGAATTATGGTTTTTAAAAAGGCTCTTTATCCAATTATTATTACTTCTCAAACAATACCAATTATTACTCTAGCTCCATTGTTTGCTATGTGGTTTGGGTATGGATATCTGCCTAAAATTGTTGTAGTAGTGTTAGTTTGCTTCTTTCCTATAACTGTTAGCTTACTAGAAGGCTTAGCTTCTGTAGATGATGAACTTCTTGGCCTCCTTAAAAGCATGGGTGCTAGTAAGCTGCAAATATACAAAATGGTAAAGTTTCCTGCAGTTATGCCTAATTTTTTTTCAGGGCTTAAAATTTCAGGTACTTATAGTATTATGGGAGCTATTATAGGAGAGTGGATGGGAGGAAAGAAAGGGTTAGGTGTTTATATGATAAGAGTACGGCATTCTTTTGCTATTGATAAAGTTTTCGCTACAATTATTGTTATAACATTATTAAGTATTATTCTGTTAAAACTTATCAATATTCTAGAGAAGAAATGTATGCCTTGGAGTAGATACTTAAATAAAGATTATGAGGAGGAAATTTTATAA
- the dapA gene encoding 4-hydroxy-tetrahydrodipicolinate synthase — protein sequence MNLFTGSGVAIVTPFKDGTVNFKKLEEMLNWHVEQGTDAIVICGTTGEASTMTDEEQKETIKFTIEKINGRIPVIAGTGSNCTAHAIEMSQYAEKVGADAVLVITPYYNKATQRGLIAHFSAIAESVKIPIIVYNVPGRTGVNILPSTLAELAEKYSNIKGVKEASGNISQVAEIARLMPNDFYIYSGNDDMIVPLMSLGGSGVISVVANIAPKDTHDIVQKFIDGDVKEACKLQLRMKPLIDALFIEVNPIPVKTAMNLMNFEVGELRLPLVDMADNNLKVLKKRMEEYGLIK from the coding sequence ATGAATTTATTTACCGGTTCTGGTGTTGCAATCGTTACTCCTTTTAAAGATGGAACAGTAAATTTTAAAAAATTAGAAGAAATGCTTAACTGGCATGTTGAACAAGGAACAGATGCCATTGTAATTTGTGGTACTACCGGAGAAGCTTCTACAATGACAGATGAAGAACAAAAGGAAACCATTAAATTTACTATAGAAAAAATCAATGGACGAATACCAGTAATTGCTGGAACAGGAAGTAACTGTACAGCTCATGCAATAGAAATGAGCCAATATGCAGAAAAAGTAGGTGCTGACGCTGTATTAGTCATTACTCCTTACTATAATAAAGCAACTCAAAGAGGATTAATCGCACACTTTTCTGCTATAGCAGAATCAGTAAAAATCCCTATTATTGTATACAACGTTCCTGGTAGAACTGGTGTAAATATACTCCCTTCTACATTAGCAGAATTAGCAGAAAAATACTCAAATATAAAAGGTGTAAAAGAAGCAAGTGGTAATATTTCTCAAGTTGCTGAAATTGCTCGCCTTATGCCAAATGATTTTTATATATACTCTGGTAATGACGACATGATTGTACCATTGATGTCATTAGGAGGTTCTGGTGTTATTTCTGTAGTAGCTAATATCGCTCCAAAAGATACACACGATATTGTACAAAAATTCATTGACGGAGACGTAAAAGAAGCTTGTAAGCTTCAACTTCGTATGAAACCATTAATTGATGCATTATTCATTGAAGTAAATCCTATTCCAGTAAAAACTGCTATGAATCTTATGAATTTTGAAGTAGGAGAACTAAGGCTACCTCTTGTAGATATGGCTGATAATAATTTGAAAGTATTAAAAAAGAGAATGGAAGAATATGGTCTAATAAAATAG